From a region of the Paenibacillus sp. FSL R10-2734 genome:
- a CDS encoding maltose ABC transporter substrate-binding protein, producing the protein MKLKKVMVITAAVSMALSVTACGSSNNGNTGGNNAAKATNAANNVTETAAPESTDAAATEEIVPEDGATLIVWESKEERPFADEIAKQFTAKYNVPVKIEELAPPDQVTKLTQDGPSGLAADVILIPHDNLGKAASASLVLPNDVFGEETKANNTEASIIGSSYDNELYGYPRAAETYALFYNKSLVKEAPKSFDDVLAFSKTFTDKSKNKYGIMWEVGNLYFNYMFIASDGGYLFGKNGTDKEDIGLANDGAIAGLKEFVKMKEALPIKSGDINSDIKRSLFNSGDVAMDITGPWELGGYKAALGDNLGIAPIPTVNGKTSITFSGIKIFAVNSFTQYPNAAKLYAHFASSKDAQLLLNKTIGSVPTNNEALLDPQIVNDPFVSAFAAQAKSSQPMPSIPEMGNVWSPVNAALPEIWDKGVDPKAAMDKAVQQIKDLNNSSAQ; encoded by the coding sequence ATGAAATTGAAAAAAGTGATGGTCATCACCGCTGCTGTCTCTATGGCACTATCCGTTACAGCGTGTGGTTCGAGCAACAATGGGAATACCGGGGGGAACAACGCGGCAAAAGCTACTAATGCTGCTAATAACGTTACAGAGACTGCTGCGCCAGAGAGCACAGATGCAGCAGCAACAGAAGAGATTGTACCTGAAGATGGAGCGACTCTAATTGTATGGGAAAGTAAGGAAGAAAGACCATTCGCAGATGAGATTGCTAAGCAGTTCACAGCGAAATATAACGTTCCAGTCAAGATTGAAGAGTTGGCACCACCAGATCAAGTAACTAAACTTACTCAAGATGGTCCTTCGGGATTAGCAGCAGACGTTATCCTTATTCCTCACGACAACTTAGGTAAAGCGGCAAGTGCGAGCTTGGTTCTTCCTAACGACGTTTTCGGTGAAGAAACAAAGGCTAACAATACTGAAGCTTCGATTATCGGATCTTCGTACGACAACGAATTGTATGGCTACCCAAGAGCAGCAGAAACTTATGCATTGTTCTACAATAAATCACTCGTTAAAGAAGCACCTAAGTCTTTCGACGATGTTCTTGCATTCAGCAAAACATTCACGGATAAATCCAAGAACAAATACGGAATTATGTGGGAAGTAGGAAACCTGTACTTCAACTACATGTTTATCGCTTCCGATGGTGGATATCTGTTCGGTAAGAACGGTACGGATAAAGAAGATATCGGACTTGCTAACGATGGAGCTATTGCAGGACTTAAAGAATTTGTGAAAATGAAAGAAGCATTGCCAATTAAGAGCGGAGATATCAATAGTGATATCAAACGCAGCTTGTTCAACTCAGGTGATGTAGCAATGGATATCACTGGTCCTTGGGAGCTTGGAGGATACAAAGCAGCTCTTGGAGATAACCTTGGTATCGCACCGATCCCTACAGTAAATGGCAAAACATCTATCACATTCTCTGGTATCAAAATTTTCGCGGTTAACTCGTTTACTCAATATCCGAATGCTGCTAAATTGTACGCTCATTTTGCTTCAAGCAAAGACGCTCAATTGTTACTGAACAAAACGATCGGTTCTGTTCCTACAAACAACGAAGCGCTTCTTGATCCACAAATCGTTAACGATCCATTTGTTTCCGCTTTTGCAGCACAAGCTAAGAGCTCCCAACCAATGCCTTCTATCCCTGAAATGGGTAACGTTTGGAGCCCTGTAAATGCAGCACTTCCAGAAATTTGGGATAAAGGTGTAGATCCAAAAGCAGCAATGGACAAAGCCGTTCAACAAATCAAAGATTTGAACAACAGTTCAGCGCAATAA
- a CDS encoding sugar ABC transporter permease, translating into MSKKVANFIRLSGSYIILIALSIAALYPALWILFASFRPGKSLYSKTFIPEQFTFDHYRELFTSPSYMFGTWYANTLKIAIFSMLIGVVLTLLTSYAVSRFRFKARKTALSTVLILGMFPGFMSMIAIYMLLKEFNLLDTHIALIIVYAAGAPLGGTFIAKGFLDTIPRSLDEAARIDGASNFGIFMRVILPLSRPMITYMALTQFVGPWVDFIFARLILRTKENWTVAVGMWDMVNTNQNTNFTLFSAGAVLISIPIMILFVFLQRLLVDGLTAGASKG; encoded by the coding sequence ATGAGCAAAAAGGTCGCGAACTTTATTCGCTTAAGTGGTAGTTACATCATCTTGATTGCTTTGTCGATAGCGGCACTCTATCCGGCCCTCTGGATTCTATTTGCTTCTTTCCGGCCTGGTAAATCACTGTACAGTAAAACGTTTATCCCTGAGCAATTCACCTTCGATCACTACAGAGAATTGTTCACATCACCGAGTTATATGTTTGGGACTTGGTATGCTAATACATTAAAAATAGCGATCTTCTCCATGCTTATCGGTGTAGTTCTTACCTTGTTAACTAGTTATGCTGTATCCAGATTCCGGTTTAAAGCGCGTAAAACAGCGTTATCTACCGTTCTGATCCTGGGTATGTTCCCTGGTTTTATGAGTATGATTGCCATTTATATGCTCCTTAAGGAGTTTAACTTGCTGGATACACATATTGCCTTGATTATCGTTTATGCTGCTGGGGCGCCACTGGGGGGAACCTTTATAGCCAAAGGATTCCTCGACACGATTCCTCGTTCTTTGGATGAGGCGGCTCGAATAGACGGGGCGAGCAATTTCGGAATATTTATGCGAGTTATTCTTCCATTGTCACGGCCAATGATTACTTACATGGCACTGACTCAGTTTGTCGGTCCTTGGGTGGATTTCATTTTCGCCAGACTTATTTTACGGACGAAGGAGAACTGGACTGTCGCAGTCGGAATGTGGGATATGGTTAACACGAATCAAAACACTAACTTTACCTTGTTCTCTGCCGGTGCTGTTCTGATCTCCATCCCGATTATGATCTTGTTCGTATTCTTGCAACGTTTGCTTGTAGATGGATTGACTGCAGGAGCTAGTAAAGGGTAA
- a CDS encoding alpha-glycosidase: MLLEAVYHRPRLNWSYAYNESTIHLRLRAKKGDLTEVFAFAGDKYTWDSTKELIPMTLFTSDAMFDYWECASVPIYRRLKYGFLLQKDNEKIWMTENDFQTNRPENPNKLFEFPFINPVDVFTPPAWVKDAVFYQIFPERFANGDPSLDPADVQPWGAEPTPTNFFGGDLQGVIDHLDHLNELGVNAIYFTPIFTATTNHKYDTEDYMKVDPHFGDIATLKKLVDLCHKRGIRVLLDAVFNHSGGTFAPFLDVQEKGEDSIYKDWFHIREFPLQVVNGIPTYDTFAFEAHMPKLNTEHPEVKEYLLKVAEFWITEVGIDGWRLDVANEVDHDFWREFRKVVKRANPEAYILGEIWHESAPWLEGDKFDAVMNYPFTDAVLDFFVHGSLDAEGFANSIGRQLSRYPLQASEVAFNLLDSHDTPRLLTLAAGDKNKMRLAALFQFTFMGTPCIYYGDEFGMDGEGDPGCRKCMEWNPEKQDRDLFEFYRQLIQIRNDQPALRTGTFTFLEAGRQGSKIAYERRLDLQTIVVLINSEETAQTFRIDVDERNWENLFTGDTMRTERGKLIVKMPAYGFAILKAII, translated from the coding sequence ATGTTACTGGAAGCAGTGTACCATCGCCCGCGGTTAAATTGGTCTTATGCCTATAATGAGAGCACGATTCACTTGCGTCTCCGCGCTAAAAAAGGAGATTTAACAGAAGTATTTGCTTTTGCAGGGGATAAATACACTTGGGATTCCACAAAAGAGCTGATTCCCATGACCCTTTTCACCTCTGATGCTATGTTCGATTATTGGGAATGCGCCTCGGTGCCCATCTATCGCCGATTGAAATACGGATTCTTACTGCAAAAGGATAACGAGAAAATTTGGATGACCGAAAATGATTTTCAAACGAACCGGCCGGAAAATCCAAACAAGCTTTTCGAGTTCCCATTTATTAACCCCGTGGATGTGTTCACTCCACCTGCCTGGGTAAAGGATGCTGTTTTCTATCAGATCTTCCCTGAACGCTTTGCAAATGGCGACCCTAGCCTCGATCCAGCAGATGTTCAGCCATGGGGAGCAGAGCCAACACCAACCAACTTTTTTGGCGGCGACCTGCAAGGGGTTATCGATCATCTGGATCATCTTAACGAGCTTGGCGTCAACGCTATTTATTTCACTCCAATCTTCACAGCAACCACTAATCATAAATACGATACAGAGGATTACATGAAGGTTGATCCGCATTTTGGGGATATTGCAACATTAAAAAAACTAGTCGACCTCTGCCATAAACGTGGGATCCGCGTGCTATTAGACGCTGTATTCAACCACTCAGGTGGAACCTTCGCTCCGTTTTTGGATGTTCAGGAAAAGGGAGAGGACTCCATCTACAAAGATTGGTTCCATATTCGTGAGTTCCCACTTCAGGTTGTAAACGGTATTCCTACTTATGATACTTTTGCCTTTGAAGCACATATGCCAAAGCTTAATACCGAGCATCCTGAGGTTAAAGAGTACTTACTGAAGGTCGCAGAATTTTGGATCACAGAAGTAGGAATCGACGGTTGGCGCCTCGACGTGGCCAATGAAGTCGATCATGATTTCTGGCGTGAATTCCGAAAAGTGGTGAAACGTGCTAATCCTGAGGCCTACATCCTTGGAGAAATCTGGCATGAATCTGCTCCGTGGCTAGAAGGTGATAAATTTGATGCCGTCATGAACTATCCCTTCACTGATGCCGTTTTAGACTTCTTCGTTCATGGCAGCCTTGATGCAGAAGGGTTCGCCAACTCTATTGGCAGGCAGTTATCGCGCTACCCACTGCAAGCAAGTGAAGTTGCTTTCAATTTGTTAGATAGTCATGACACTCCACGCTTGCTTACACTGGCTGCTGGGGACAAAAATAAAATGCGATTAGCTGCACTATTCCAGTTCACCTTTATGGGTACTCCGTGTATCTATTATGGTGACGAGTTCGGAATGGACGGTGAGGGTGACCCAGGCTGTCGTAAATGCATGGAGTGGAACCCTGAGAAGCAGGATCGTGATCTGTTCGAATTTTATCGTCAGCTCATTCAAATACGCAATGACCAACCAGCACTTCGTACGGGGACATTCACCTTCTTGGAGGCAGGTCGCCAAGGCAGTAAGATAGCCTATGAGCGCCGATTGGATCTACAGACTATAGTTGTACTGATCAATAGCGAAGAGACCGCTCAGACGTTCCGTATTGACGTAGACGAGCGGAATTGGGAGAACTTATTCACTGGCGATACAATGCGTACAGAACGCGGCAAGCTGATTGTGAAGATGCCTGCTTATGGTTTCGCAATACTTAAGGCTATTATCTAA
- a CDS encoding methyl-accepting chemotaxis protein — MKKKWTLNFRSVGIKLFVILFSSIVLLSSVLGLTSYYAAKDIITNEVAAASSQSVVQAADKLDFVLAEYEALSRQFALDAALKGDLEKINSGELTTVAKVAAEDRIRRKLDVVKGSDERMYGVRLVSKSLEEVASYKSAGISGIRSDEGIAERLKQIADAKGEPVWFPVREKGFFDAYTEPSLTMGRLLRNLLHPEAEYYMLIEIKGKAMTEMLSNLQIGITGETRILNTDGNIVYGTDNSKLGQPSYIKVTEGQDVEQSHSFTAADEKGSPQLVVYQPLTTAKWTLMGYAPVSDFTKSADKLLYITFSVVLAAALIALFIGYILVRLVGRPLGKLASLMEEGERGDLRVRTNFKGKDEIGRLGHSFNKMMEQISLLASQSELSADEVLGTSEQLVKASGTTSLHAREVASATGEIALGAASLAVEAERSHHSVEIIGSKMSEVTKLNTVMDASAERVIEVSDQGTALMKLLVEQSESTVEMINRIQENSSKLRESTHLIRSILSPMIAVNKQTNILALNATIEAVRAGAAGRGFIVIADEIRQLANQSNESIQSVSKITEEIGLHIENTVKDINEAAPKFREQISSVRESSTIFASVKEEMEHFMGHISESSASILELIEFQRQLGESMASVSSIVQQTTASTEEVASMSSQQFTVSEELVALSQKLESLAADLKQSMVSFQV, encoded by the coding sequence ATGAAAAAGAAATGGACGCTAAACTTTAGATCAGTTGGAATAAAATTATTCGTAATTCTATTCAGTTCCATAGTGCTCTTATCCTCTGTGTTAGGCTTGACTTCATATTATGCCGCTAAAGATATCATTACGAATGAGGTTGCCGCAGCCTCCTCACAGTCTGTAGTTCAGGCAGCGGACAAGCTGGACTTTGTCCTGGCAGAATATGAAGCGCTTTCAAGACAGTTTGCACTCGATGCTGCATTAAAAGGTGATTTAGAAAAAATAAATAGTGGCGAACTTACAACGGTAGCCAAAGTTGCCGCAGAAGATCGGATTCGTAGAAAACTAGACGTAGTAAAAGGATCAGATGAGCGGATGTATGGCGTCAGGCTGGTATCCAAGAGCTTGGAAGAAGTGGCATCTTATAAATCTGCAGGTATCAGTGGCATTCGGAGTGATGAAGGTATTGCTGAAAGATTAAAGCAAATCGCAGATGCAAAAGGAGAACCAGTTTGGTTTCCCGTACGCGAAAAGGGCTTCTTTGATGCTTATACTGAACCGTCTTTAACCATGGGAAGATTGCTGCGCAATCTTTTACATCCTGAAGCGGAGTATTACATGCTAATTGAAATAAAAGGGAAGGCCATGACTGAAATGTTGTCTAATCTTCAGATTGGGATTACCGGTGAGACTCGAATTCTGAACACAGATGGTAACATAGTTTATGGTACGGATAATTCTAAATTGGGCCAACCCTCTTACATAAAAGTTACTGAAGGGCAAGATGTAGAACAGAGTCATTCATTTACAGCGGCGGATGAGAAGGGGAGTCCTCAGCTTGTCGTGTATCAGCCTTTAACGACTGCAAAGTGGACGCTCATGGGATATGCACCAGTTAGTGATTTTACGAAGTCGGCGGACAAGCTTCTTTATATCACGTTCTCTGTCGTGCTGGCAGCTGCCTTAATAGCGCTATTCATTGGCTATATTCTTGTTCGTTTGGTTGGTCGTCCTCTGGGTAAACTGGCGAGCTTAATGGAAGAAGGCGAGCGAGGAGACCTTCGTGTACGAACTAATTTTAAAGGTAAGGATGAGATTGGCCGGCTTGGACATAGCTTTAACAAAATGATGGAGCAGATTTCTCTGCTTGCAAGTCAGAGTGAGCTGTCAGCGGATGAAGTACTTGGTACTTCGGAACAATTAGTTAAAGCATCAGGTACAACCTCACTTCATGCTAGAGAGGTTGCTTCCGCTACGGGTGAGATTGCACTTGGAGCAGCAAGCCTCGCTGTCGAAGCAGAAAGAAGCCATCATAGTGTTGAAATCATTGGCAGCAAGATGAGTGAAGTGACCAAACTAAATACAGTGATGGACGCTTCAGCGGAGCGAGTCATTGAGGTTAGCGATCAGGGGACAGCTTTGATGAAGCTGTTAGTAGAGCAGAGTGAATCTACGGTGGAGATGATCAATCGAATACAAGAGAACTCCAGCAAGCTCAGAGAGAGTACCCATCTAATTCGCAGTATTCTTAGTCCTATGATTGCTGTAAATAAGCAAACCAATATTTTGGCGCTAAATGCTACCATTGAAGCGGTAAGAGCTGGTGCAGCAGGCAGAGGGTTTATAGTGATTGCTGATGAAATCAGACAGCTCGCTAATCAATCGAATGAGTCGATTCAATCGGTCTCCAAGATTACGGAAGAGATTGGCCTACACATTGAGAACACTGTAAAAGATATTAATGAGGCCGCTCCAAAGTTCCGTGAACAGATTTCTTCTGTACGTGAGTCATCGACGATATTTGCGAGTGTCAAAGAGGAAATGGAACATTTCATGGGGCATATTAGTGAATCCTCTGCTTCTATCCTTGAACTGATAGAGTTTCAGCGTCAATTAGGTGAATCTATGGCCAGCGTCAGTTCCATTGTGCAGCAGACGACGGCTTCGACGGAAGAGGTAGCTTCAATGTCTTCACAGCAATTTACTGTAAGTGAAGAGCTTGTAGCCTTATCTCAAAAGCTAGAGAGCTTAGCAGCAGACCTTAAGCAATCTATGGTTTCTTTTCAAGTATGA
- a CDS encoding ABC transporter permease subunit: protein MQRHRTRAAVLSTIFMGLGQIYNRQFVKGIMFLVVEAAAVYYFIQNLATALWGIVTLGENPSRLVKVKGIAKMVAGDHSIYILIQSLITILMLIIIILAWYLNIKDAYKTGEKRDNGLQANTFKQSVRYILDYKFAQTFLVLPGIGVLFFTIMPIIFMILLAFTNYSAPDHLPPAKLVDWVGFQTFRNLLVLKTWSHTFYGVLTWTIIWAVLSTITTYFGGLLVALLVSQKGIRFKGMWRVILIVPYAVPQLISLLLMRNLFNGQFGPINQYLGYFGMGGLPWLTDPFWAKVTVIIVNMWVGIPVSMLLIMGVLTTIPRDMYEAAEVDGASGYQKFRIVTLPMVLFSTAPTLITQFAGNINNFNAIFLLTGGSPVNGDYQYAGSTDLLVTWLYKLTLDQNKNNMASAIGIIIFIIVASFSLYNYRRTKSFKEEDMIQ from the coding sequence ATGCAGCGACATCGCACGAGGGCCGCAGTACTGTCGACGATTTTCATGGGATTGGGACAAATATATAACCGCCAATTCGTCAAAGGAATCATGTTTTTAGTTGTAGAAGCAGCCGCTGTTTATTATTTTATTCAGAATCTTGCTACTGCATTATGGGGTATTGTCACACTAGGAGAAAACCCTAGCCGTTTGGTAAAAGTAAAAGGCATCGCTAAGATGGTAGCTGGGGATCACTCGATTTATATTTTGATTCAAAGCTTGATCACCATTCTAATGCTTATCATCATAATCCTCGCTTGGTATTTGAACATTAAAGATGCTTATAAGACTGGAGAGAAACGCGATAACGGTCTTCAGGCAAACACCTTTAAACAGAGTGTTCGCTATATACTGGATTACAAGTTCGCTCAGACGTTCTTGGTCTTGCCGGGTATTGGTGTTCTATTCTTTACGATTATGCCAATTATCTTCATGATCCTACTAGCGTTTACGAACTATTCCGCACCTGATCATCTTCCACCCGCTAAATTGGTTGACTGGGTTGGATTTCAGACGTTCCGTAATTTATTGGTTCTCAAAACCTGGAGTCACACTTTTTATGGCGTATTAACATGGACGATTATATGGGCAGTTCTTTCAACGATCACTACATATTTCGGAGGACTATTGGTAGCCTTATTGGTGAGCCAAAAAGGTATTCGTTTCAAAGGAATGTGGAGAGTTATTCTGATTGTGCCTTACGCAGTACCACAATTGATCTCTTTGCTGCTCATGCGCAATTTATTTAACGGTCAATTCGGCCCTATCAACCAATACCTCGGGTATTTTGGAATGGGCGGATTACCATGGCTGACAGATCCATTCTGGGCTAAGGTTACCGTAATTATCGTTAACATGTGGGTTGGTATTCCAGTCTCGATGTTACTTATCATGGGCGTGCTGACTACAATCCCTCGTGATATGTATGAAGCAGCTGAGGTGGATGGAGCATCAGGTTATCAGAAGTTCCGTATTGTTACGTTACCGATGGTATTGTTCTCCACAGCACCTACTCTAATTACACAGTTCGCAGGTAACATTAACAACTTTAATGCGATCTTCCTATTAACAGGTGGTAGTCCTGTAAATGGTGATTATCAATATGCCGGTTCTACGGACTTGCTAGTAACCTGGCTATACAAATTAACACTTGATCAGAATAAAAACAACATGGCTTCGGCAATAGGGATTATTATCTTTATCATTGTTGCATCATTCTCCCTGTACAATTACCGCCGGACGAAATCATTCAAAGAGGAGGATATGATCCAATGA